Proteins found in one Ovis canadensis isolate MfBH-ARS-UI-01 breed Bighorn chromosome 20, ARS-UI_OviCan_v2, whole genome shotgun sequence genomic segment:
- the LOC138425230 gene encoding heterogeneous nuclear ribonucleoprotein A1, translating to MSKSESPKEPEQLRKLFIGGLSFETTDESLRSHFEQWGTLTDCVVMRDPNTKRSRGFGFVTYATVEEVDAAMNARPHKVDGRVVEPKRAVSREDSQRPGAHLTVKKIFVGGIKEDTEEHHLRDYFEQYGKIEVIEIMTDRGSGKKRGFAFVTFDDHDSVDKIVIQKYHTVNGHNCEVRKALSKQEMASASSSQRGRSGSGNFGGGRGGGFGGNDNFGRGGNFSGRGGFGGSRGGGGYGGSGDGYNGFGNDGSNFGGGGSYNDFGNYNNQSSNFGPMKGGNFGGRSSGPYGGGGQYFAKPRNQGGYGGSSSSSSYGSGRRF from the coding sequence ATGTCTAAATCAGAGTCTCCCAAAGAGCCCGAACAGCTGCGGAAGCTCTTCATCGGAGGATTGAGCTTTGAAACAACCGATGAGAGTCTGAGGAGCCATTTTGAGCAATGGGGAACGCTCACAGACTGTGTGGTAATGAGGGATCCAAACACCAAGCGATCCAGAGGCTTCGGGTTTGTCACATACGCCACGGTGGAGGAGGTGGATGCGGCCATGAATGCAAGGCCACACAAGGTGGACGGAAGAGTTGTGGAACCAAAGAGGGCCGTCTCAAGAGAAGATTCTCAAAGACCTGGTGCCCACTTAACTGTGAAAAAGATTTTTGTTGGTGGCATTAAAGAAGACACTGAAGAACATCACCTGAGAGATTATTTTGAACAGTATGGGAAAATTGAAGTAATTGAAATCATGACTGACCGAGGCAGTGGCAAAAAGAGAGGCTTTGCTTTTGTAACCTTTGATGACCATGACTCCGTAGACAAGATTGTCATTCAGAAATACCACACTGTGAATGGCCACAACTGTGAAGTGAGAAAAGCCCTGTCTAAGCAAGAGAtggctagtgcttcatccagccagagaGGTCGAAGTGGTTCTGGAAACTTTGGTGGCGGTCGTGGAGGTGGTTTTGGTGGGAATGACAACTTTGGTCGTGGAGGAAACTTCAGTGGTCGAGGTGGCTTTGGTGGCAGCCGCGGTGGTGGCGGATATGGTGGCAGTGGGGATGGATATAATGGATTTGGTAATGACGGAAGCAATTTTGGAGGTGGCGGAAGCTACAATGATTTTGGCAATTACAACAATCAATCTTCAAATTTTGGACCCATGAAAGGAGGAAACTTTGGAGGAAGAAGTTCTGGCCCCTATGGTGGTGGAGGCCAATACTTTGCCAAACCACGAAACCAAGGTGGCTATGGTGgctccagcagcagcagtagctatgGCAGTGGTAGAAGGTTTTAA